A section of the Bifidobacterium sp. ESL0728 genome encodes:
- the nhaC gene encoding Na+/H+ antiporter NhaC, with the protein MKKTKEKEKKEKKQRPVKQPSLLVALLPILFMCVFMGVGYVAMGLPSEPMMILTAVFAGIIAWWLGHSFNDMMSTIAEKIASVMPAMLILVTVGALIGSWMIGGTIPMLVYFGLKIVSPKFLYITALLVTAIVSVCTGTSWGSMGTVGVAFMGVAMGMDGVNPAIVAGAVVSGAYFGDKLSPLSGDTNLAAAITRVDLFKHMGHLLWTTLPSLIVAFIVMLVVGLKVNSPSGAITKVVQINNALSSAFHWNVVMLLIPVLIILIGSMWRKPTIPVMLLSTAFAMFNAVVIQKFSVLNAFNAVVSGFSTDMLGKGFHPGKAAADVSNLLNRGGMNSMMSTLLIAFCALSFAGVLSCSGALNAIVNSLLKIANSTGSLIVVTLITGILTIATTCNGQVSLVLPGELLRPAYIKRGLHPDNLSRSIEDSGTIFEPILPWTAAGAYVTATLGIPTLQYAPWATLCWTGVIFATIWGFTGIGIDKLSDEEQKKLLAELDEEDARAAASAED; encoded by the coding sequence ATGAAGAAAACGAAGGAAAAAGAGAAGAAAGAGAAAAAGCAGCGTCCGGTAAAACAACCTTCGCTGTTGGTTGCTCTGCTCCCGATCCTGTTCATGTGCGTGTTCATGGGCGTGGGCTATGTGGCCATGGGCCTGCCGAGCGAACCGATGATGATTCTCACGGCGGTGTTCGCAGGCATCATCGCATGGTGGCTCGGACATAGCTTCAATGACATGATGAGCACCATCGCCGAGAAAATCGCCAGCGTCATGCCCGCCATGCTGATTCTCGTCACCGTCGGTGCGTTGATCGGTTCCTGGATGATCGGCGGCACCATACCGATGCTCGTCTATTTCGGCCTTAAAATTGTCTCTCCGAAATTCCTGTACATCACGGCGTTGCTGGTGACAGCTATCGTTTCGGTATGTACCGGTACCTCTTGGGGCTCCATGGGCACGGTAGGCGTCGCGTTCATGGGCGTGGCCATGGGCATGGATGGTGTGAACCCGGCCATTGTGGCCGGTGCCGTGGTCAGCGGCGCCTATTTCGGCGACAAACTCTCCCCGCTTTCCGGCGATACTAACCTTGCGGCGGCAATTACGCGTGTTGACCTGTTCAAGCATATGGGCCACTTGCTGTGGACGACGCTGCCGTCACTGATCGTCGCGTTTATCGTCATGCTCGTTGTCGGTCTCAAGGTCAATAGCCCTTCCGGTGCCATCACCAAGGTTGTGCAGATCAATAACGCCCTTTCCTCCGCATTCCATTGGAACGTAGTGATGTTGCTTATCCCGGTGTTGATCATTCTCATCGGTTCGATGTGGCGTAAGCCGACCATTCCGGTCATGCTTCTCTCCACGGCTTTCGCAATGTTCAATGCCGTCGTCATCCAGAAGTTCTCCGTTCTCAACGCCTTCAATGCTGTTGTCTCCGGCTTCAGCACCGACATGCTCGGCAAGGGATTCCACCCGGGCAAGGCTGCGGCCGATGTGTCCAACCTCCTGAACCGCGGCGGTATGAACTCGATGATGAGCACGTTGCTGATTGCTTTCTGCGCGCTGTCCTTCGCAGGTGTGCTTTCCTGCTCTGGCGCTCTCAATGCCATCGTCAACTCCTTGTTGAAGATCGCCAACAGCACGGGTTCGCTGATCGTGGTTACTTTGATTACCGGTATTCTTACCATCGCGACCACCTGCAATGGCCAGGTTTCCTTGGTTCTCCCTGGTGAGCTGCTCCGTCCCGCGTATATTAAACGAGGCCTTCATCCCGATAACCTCTCTCGAAGCATTGAGGATTCCGGAACCATCTTCGAACCGATCCTGCCGTGGACCGCTGCAGGTGCCTATGTCACCGCCACGCTTGGAATTCCGACACTTCAATATGCCCCTTGGGCCACGCTGTGCTGGACCGGCGTTATCTTCGCCACCATTTGGGGCTTCACCGGCATCGGCATCGATAAGCTCAGTGACGAAGAGCAGAAGAAGCTTCTCGCCGAGCTGGATGAGGAGGATGCAAGGGCAGCAGCTTCCGCTGAGGACTGA
- a CDS encoding aminotransferase class I/II-fold pyridoxal phosphate-dependent enzyme, with protein sequence MSLLQPAETKGILSIRWDDARKEMGPDAISLSVADMDYRAPQPIVDAVTERAAIGNYCYTYWDDEYYDSVISWFKQRHDWIISKEEIVPVGRMVESLPAILRECVGTGANVVVPYPAYSPTPVGVRAAGCNVIPWGLKFDEVSGRYEFDFESLPFLLADAKALVITNPHNPSGRVWTREELTRIAQIAKSAGTLVISDEFHMDLTYPGHDFCPYLTCVDKGDPAISFTAPGKTFNVAGLETANIIVRNPQLREHVRKAIDDAGCHNPRYFARAVTVAGYGQCGPWLDELLSQVAQRLSTLESTVASIPGVRVVKPEGTYLAWIDFRATGLDDEEIDQALKRQKLSLDPGIEFGNGGSGFMRINLAVPASIFDEAMRRLAKAFE encoded by the coding sequence ATGTCATTATTACAACCAGCAGAAACAAAGGGCATACTGAGCATTCGCTGGGATGACGCGAGAAAGGAAATGGGGCCTGACGCCATTTCGTTGTCTGTAGCGGATATGGATTACCGCGCGCCGCAGCCGATAGTCGATGCGGTGACCGAACGTGCCGCCATTGGCAATTACTGCTATACGTATTGGGATGACGAGTACTACGATTCTGTTATCTCGTGGTTCAAGCAGAGGCATGACTGGATCATTTCGAAGGAAGAGATTGTTCCTGTCGGCAGGATGGTCGAATCCCTACCTGCCATCCTGCGTGAATGCGTAGGCACCGGAGCCAATGTCGTGGTCCCGTATCCTGCTTATTCTCCAACGCCTGTCGGCGTGAGGGCTGCGGGCTGCAACGTCATTCCTTGGGGGCTGAAGTTTGACGAGGTTTCGGGCCGTTACGAGTTTGATTTCGAGTCCCTGCCGTTCCTGCTTGCGGACGCGAAGGCGCTGGTCATCACCAACCCGCACAATCCTTCTGGAAGGGTTTGGACCAGAGAAGAGCTCACGCGTATCGCACAAATCGCCAAGAGTGCCGGCACCTTGGTAATTTCGGACGAATTCCATATGGATCTGACCTATCCCGGCCATGATTTCTGCCCATATCTGACCTGCGTCGACAAAGGGGATCCCGCGATTTCGTTCACGGCGCCGGGCAAGACGTTCAATGTGGCCGGGTTGGAGACCGCGAACATCATCGTTCGCAATCCTCAATTACGCGAGCACGTCCGCAAGGCGATTGACGATGCTGGATGCCATAATCCTCGCTATTTCGCCAGAGCGGTCACTGTCGCCGGATACGGGCAGTGCGGGCCTTGGCTTGACGAACTGCTCAGCCAAGTCGCACAGCGCCTTTCCACTCTGGAATCTACCGTCGCTTCGATACCCGGAGTCCGTGTGGTCAAGCCGGAAGGAACCTATCTGGCATGGATCGATTTCAGGGCCACCGGTCTCGACGACGAGGAAATTGACCAAGCGTTGAAACGTCAGAAGCTCTCACTCGACCCTGGCATTGAATTCGGCAATGGCGGCAGCGGATTCATGCGAATCAATCTGGCAGTGCCTGCTTCGATCTTCGATGAGGCAATGCGAAGGCTTGCCAAGGCATTTGAATAG
- a CDS encoding PAS domain-containing protein yields MRLKRDQTKAGKMDESSLEKEHAGIFRVLSQLVEPLAASLPDSEVVVHDLTKIPNSIVAIANSLTGRKPGDPATDMLLGEAAKGTVSTKINYGTSLSDGRRLRSTTIAITDSQGNNFAALCINSDVSGWRQVARISNSMLGTQDDQNDQEENFARNVNDLGDLILDKAIAEQGIPVDLMRKEHKLNVLRDARDGGVFLLRDAAGTVAKKLGISRFTVYNYLKELDSTSDEEHGGDASTSDDTDKKV; encoded by the coding sequence ATGCGGCTTAAGAGAGACCAAACAAAAGCAGGCAAGATGGATGAATCGTCGCTGGAAAAAGAGCACGCTGGGATTTTTAGAGTGCTTAGCCAGTTGGTTGAGCCTCTGGCCGCAAGTTTGCCGGATTCTGAAGTGGTAGTCCATGACCTGACAAAAATTCCCAATTCAATCGTTGCCATAGCGAATTCGCTGACCGGTAGGAAACCCGGCGATCCCGCCACCGATATGCTTCTCGGCGAGGCTGCCAAAGGTACCGTATCCACGAAAATCAACTATGGAACCTCGCTTTCCGACGGCAGGAGGCTTCGCTCGACTACCATCGCGATTACTGACAGTCAAGGTAATAATTTTGCCGCATTGTGCATCAACAGTGATGTCAGCGGTTGGAGACAGGTTGCCCGGATATCGAATTCGATGCTCGGTACACAAGATGATCAGAACGATCAGGAAGAGAATTTCGCACGGAATGTCAATGATTTGGGGGATTTGATCCTAGACAAAGCCATAGCCGAGCAAGGTATTCCGGTTGACTTGATGCGCAAGGAGCACAAGCTCAACGTCTTGCGAGACGCGCGCGATGGCGGTGTGTTCCTGTTACGTGACGCGGCCGGTACCGTAGCCAAAAAGCTGGGAATCTCGAGATTCACTGTATACAACTATTTGAAAGAGCTCGATTCCACTTCCGACGAAGAGCACGGAGGTGATGCGAGCACGTCGGACGATACCGACAAAAAGGTTTGA
- the carB gene encoding carbamoyl-phosphate synthase large subunit has translation MPKRQDIKSVMVIGSGPIVIGQAAEFDYSGTQACRVLREEGIRVILVNSNPATIMTDPEMADATYIEPIDVPILERIIAKERPDALLPTLGGQTALNAAEALGKAGVLDKYHVELIGASLEAIDRGEDREQFKKVVDSVGGESAKSDVAHTLEEVDAIVAKLGFPVVVRPSFTMGGLGSGIAHNEEELHRIAGAGLHDSPTNEVLIEEGIEGWKEYELELMRDRNDNVVVVCPIENVDPVGVHTGDSITVAPTFTLTDREYQKMRDLGIAIIRGVGVDTGGCNIQFAVNPKNGRIIIIEMNPRVSRSSALASKATGFPIAKIATKLALGYTLDEIRNDITQSTPACFEPTIDYVVTKVPRFTFEKFPNADPALTTSMKSVGEAMALGANFQESLGKAMRSIDKRHMGFNWDGTKPDQAEVDQLLEDMRTPTENRYLQVQRALWGGATLEQLYDATKIDSWFLKQFALINQTAMEVRFTEILSPKLLKKAKLAGLSDLQIAHLRHLGDEGENTIRELRHSYGLRPVYKTVDTCAAEFDAVTPYYYSCYADESELKPRDREAVIILGSGPNRIGQGIEFDYTCVHAVQELGKDYDTIMVNCNPETVSTDYDMSDRLYFEPLTFEDVMEIYDAEKKLGPIKGVIVQLGGQTPLSLAARLKAAGVPILGTSPESIDLAENRELFGEVLRREKLNAPRYGTALNMDEAREAAHSIGYPVLVRPSYVLGGRGMEIVYDDEQLEKYVDRALDQAKADTVVSGRLPSPLLIDKFLQDAIEIDVDALYDGKELYIGGIMEHVEEAGVHSGDAACTLPPSTLSDDQIQRLRKATLAIAEGCGVRGVMNVQFAYMANTLYVIEANPRASRTIPFASKATGVALAKAAARIMVGETIADQRRRGLLLPKGDGGTIRPGQQVAVKESVLPFKRFRTVAGKSVDTLLGPEMHSTGEVMGFDRDFPHAFAKSQLAAYKGGLPTHGNVFLSVSDTDKRQLPLIATRLKELGFTVCATEGTASVLRRYGIDSKVVSKISETPEHEQELKAEYGDDYIGKNPVQMIEDGEIDIVLNTPSSRGARSDGYAIRAAAIIADLPEFTTITEFYAVLLAIEAVQANDYQVMSIQEHAKQLFASEME, from the coding sequence ATGCCGAAACGTCAGGACATCAAATCCGTCATGGTTATTGGCTCTGGCCCCATTGTCATTGGCCAGGCCGCGGAATTCGACTACTCCGGAACCCAGGCCTGCCGAGTGTTGCGCGAGGAGGGCATTCGCGTCATCCTCGTCAATTCCAACCCGGCCACCATCATGACGGATCCGGAAATGGCGGATGCGACCTATATCGAACCCATCGACGTGCCGATTCTCGAACGCATCATCGCCAAAGAACGTCCGGACGCATTGCTGCCGACGCTCGGCGGCCAGACAGCTTTGAACGCCGCCGAAGCCCTCGGTAAGGCCGGCGTCCTTGACAAATACCATGTTGAACTCATCGGTGCCTCTCTTGAGGCCATCGACCGCGGCGAGGACCGTGAGCAGTTCAAGAAAGTCGTGGATTCAGTCGGGGGAGAATCCGCTAAAAGTGACGTCGCCCACACGCTCGAGGAAGTGGACGCCATCGTTGCAAAGCTTGGATTCCCTGTGGTCGTCCGCCCGAGTTTCACCATGGGCGGCTTGGGTTCCGGCATCGCGCATAACGAAGAAGAGCTGCACCGCATCGCCGGCGCTGGTCTCCACGATTCTCCGACCAACGAGGTCCTGATTGAAGAGGGCATCGAAGGCTGGAAGGAATACGAGCTCGAACTCATGCGCGACCGCAACGACAACGTCGTGGTCGTCTGCCCGATTGAGAACGTCGACCCCGTAGGCGTGCACACCGGCGATTCCATCACCGTCGCCCCGACCTTCACGCTGACCGACCGTGAATACCAGAAGATGCGCGATCTCGGCATCGCCATCATCCGCGGCGTCGGCGTCGACACCGGTGGCTGCAACATCCAGTTCGCCGTCAATCCGAAGAACGGCCGCATCATCATCATCGAAATGAACCCGCGCGTCTCCCGTTCCTCCGCGCTCGCCTCGAAAGCCACCGGCTTCCCGATCGCCAAGATCGCCACGAAACTCGCGCTCGGCTATACGCTTGACGAGATCCGCAACGACATCACACAGTCCACGCCGGCCTGCTTCGAGCCGACCATCGACTACGTGGTCACCAAGGTTCCGCGCTTCACGTTCGAGAAGTTCCCGAACGCCGATCCGGCGCTTACCACCTCAATGAAATCCGTGGGCGAGGCGATGGCGCTCGGCGCCAACTTCCAGGAGTCTCTCGGCAAGGCCATGCGTTCCATTGACAAGCGACATATGGGCTTCAACTGGGACGGTACCAAGCCTGACCAGGCCGAAGTTGACCAGCTGCTTGAAGACATGCGCACGCCGACCGAAAACCGCTACCTGCAGGTGCAACGCGCGCTCTGGGGCGGGGCTACACTCGAGCAGCTTTACGACGCCACGAAGATCGACTCGTGGTTCTTGAAGCAGTTCGCGCTCATCAACCAGACCGCGATGGAAGTGCGGTTCACGGAAATCCTTTCGCCGAAGCTCTTGAAGAAGGCCAAGCTGGCCGGACTTTCCGACCTGCAGATCGCCCACCTGCGCCACCTTGGCGACGAGGGCGAGAACACGATCCGCGAGCTGCGCCACAGCTACGGTCTGCGTCCGGTCTACAAGACCGTCGACACCTGTGCCGCTGAATTCGACGCGGTCACGCCGTATTACTATTCCTGCTATGCCGACGAATCCGAACTCAAGCCACGAGACCGCGAGGCCGTGATCATCTTGGGGTCCGGCCCCAACCGTATCGGTCAGGGCATCGAATTCGACTACACCTGCGTGCACGCCGTGCAGGAACTCGGCAAAGACTATGACACCATCATGGTCAACTGCAACCCCGAGACCGTCTCCACCGACTACGACATGTCCGACAGACTCTATTTCGAGCCGCTGACCTTCGAAGACGTCATGGAGATCTACGACGCCGAAAAGAAGCTCGGCCCGATCAAAGGCGTCATCGTCCAGCTCGGCGGCCAGACCCCGCTTTCGCTGGCCGCACGTCTTAAAGCCGCCGGCGTGCCGATTTTGGGAACTTCGCCGGAATCCATTGACTTGGCCGAAAACCGTGAACTCTTTGGCGAGGTGCTGCGTCGCGAGAAACTCAACGCCCCGCGTTACGGCACCGCACTCAACATGGACGAGGCCCGCGAGGCCGCACATTCCATCGGTTATCCGGTGCTGGTGCGCCCGAGCTACGTGCTTGGCGGCCGCGGCATGGAAATCGTCTACGACGACGAGCAACTTGAGAAATATGTCGACCGTGCACTCGACCAAGCCAAGGCCGACACGGTTGTTTCCGGCCGTCTGCCCTCACCGCTGCTGATCGACAAGTTCCTCCAGGACGCCATCGAAATCGACGTCGATGCGCTCTACGACGGCAAGGAACTTTATATTGGAGGCATCATGGAGCACGTCGAGGAAGCCGGCGTTCATTCCGGCGACGCGGCCTGCACCCTTCCGCCCTCCACGCTTTCCGACGACCAGATTCAACGCCTACGCAAGGCGACGCTCGCCATCGCCGAAGGCTGCGGTGTGCGCGGCGTGATGAACGTGCAGTTCGCCTATATGGCCAATACCCTCTACGTCATCGAAGCCAATCCTCGCGCCTCCCGCACCATTCCCTTCGCCTCCAAGGCGACCGGTGTGGCGCTGGCCAAGGCCGCGGCCCGCATCATGGTGGGGGAGACCATCGCTGACCAGCGTCGTCGCGGGCTGCTTCTGCCCAAGGGCGACGGCGGCACCATTCGCCCCGGACAGCAGGTCGCAGTCAAGGAATCAGTGCTGCCGTTCAAGCGCTTCCGCACCGTCGCCGGCAAGTCCGTCGACACGCTGCTCGGGCCGGAAATGCATTCGACCGGCGAGGTCATGGGCTTTGACCGCGACTTCCCGCATGCCTTTGCCAAGTCCCAGCTTGCCGCCTACAAGGGCGGTCTGCCGACGCACGGCAACGTCTTCCTCTCGGTTTCCGATACTGACAAGCGCCAATTGCCGCTGATTGCGACGCGCTTGAAGGAGCTGGGCTTCACGGTCTGCGCCACCGAGGGCACTGCTTCCGTTCTGCGCCGCTACGGCATCGATTCAAAGGTCGTCAGCAAGATCTCGGAGACGCCGGAACATGAGCAGGAACTCAAGGCCGAATACGGAGATGACTATATCGGCAAGAATCCGGTGCAGATGATTGAGGATGGTGAAATCGACATCGTGCTCAACACCCCGTCTTCGCGCGGCGCCCGCAGCGACGGCTACGCCATCCGCGCCGCAGCCATCATCGCCGATTTGCCGGAATTCACCACCATCACCGAGTTCTACGCGGTGCTTTTGGCCATCGAGGCCGTGCAGGCCAACGATTACCAGGTGATGAGCATCCAGGAGCACGCCAAGCAGCTCTTCGCCTCCGAAATGGAGTAG
- the carA gene encoding glutamine-hydrolyzing carbamoyl-phosphate synthase small subunit has protein sequence MSQQEASAAQYSKDDAVLLLEDGQLYVGEPYGKLGSTFGEIVFATAMTGYQETITDPSYDQQIVVQTFPHIGDTGVNDEDPESKRVWVAGYVVRQPSPNASNWRANDSLDDELKGDGIVGISNIDTRKLVRHLRSAGVMRAGIFSGDALVDKATGSLRSVDALLQEILASPKMQGARLYDQVSTDETYTVEPSGEFEGKEPLFTVAAVDLGIKGMTPHRLSERGCRVHVVPSTVTFDEIKALNPDGVFFSNGPGDPEEAAPEVDLLRQVLDAGYPFFGICFGNQLFGRALGFDTYKLKFGHHGVNQPVKDMTTGKVEITAHNHGFAVDAPIGKIVESPYDNGKFGKVFVSHIDLNDDVVEGLQCVDIPAFSVQYHPEAAAGPHDAAYLFDRFVALMRAHKAGEPVSSVLATPTSLSNPNNTATGQTAADKENK, from the coding sequence GTGAGTCAGCAAGAAGCTTCGGCGGCACAGTACTCTAAGGATGATGCCGTGCTGTTGTTGGAAGACGGCCAGCTTTATGTAGGCGAGCCTTACGGCAAGCTTGGTTCGACGTTCGGTGAGATCGTCTTCGCGACGGCCATGACCGGTTATCAGGAAACGATAACCGACCCGAGCTACGACCAGCAAATCGTCGTACAGACCTTCCCGCATATCGGCGACACCGGCGTCAACGACGAGGACCCCGAATCCAAGCGAGTCTGGGTGGCCGGTTACGTCGTGCGCCAACCCAGCCCGAATGCGAGCAACTGGCGGGCGAACGACAGTCTTGATGACGAGCTCAAAGGTGATGGCATCGTCGGCATCAGCAATATCGACACCCGCAAGCTGGTGCGTCATTTGCGCAGCGCAGGCGTGATGCGGGCCGGCATCTTCTCGGGCGATGCCTTGGTTGACAAAGCAACAGGCTCGTTGCGTTCCGTCGACGCGCTGTTGCAGGAAATCTTGGCCTCACCGAAGATGCAGGGTGCCCGGCTTTACGACCAGGTGAGCACTGATGAGACCTATACTGTCGAACCCAGCGGCGAGTTCGAAGGCAAGGAACCGCTGTTTACCGTAGCCGCCGTCGATCTTGGCATCAAAGGCATGACTCCGCACCGTCTCTCCGAGCGCGGCTGCCGCGTCCATGTCGTTCCGTCCACCGTCACTTTCGACGAAATCAAAGCGCTGAATCCCGATGGAGTCTTCTTCTCGAACGGCCCGGGCGATCCGGAAGAAGCCGCTCCCGAGGTCGATCTGCTGCGCCAAGTACTTGATGCCGGGTATCCCTTCTTTGGCATCTGCTTCGGCAACCAGCTTTTCGGACGTGCGCTCGGTTTCGATACCTATAAGCTCAAATTCGGCCATCACGGCGTCAACCAGCCGGTCAAGGATATGACCACCGGCAAGGTGGAGATCACCGCACACAACCACGGGTTTGCGGTGGATGCTCCGATTGGCAAGATTGTCGAATCACCGTATGATAACGGCAAATTCGGCAAGGTGTTCGTTTCCCATATCGATTTGAACGACGATGTGGTCGAAGGCCTGCAATGCGTTGATATCCCGGCATTTTCGGTGCAATATCATCCTGAGGCTGCGGCAGGCCCGCACGATGCCGCTTATCTCTTCGATCGATTCGTCGCACTCATGCGGGCGCATAAGGCGGGGGAGCCGGTCTCGTCCGTGCTTGCGACGCCGACATCATTATCAAACCCGAATAACACTGCAACCGGCCAAACCGCCGCTGACAAGGAGAACAAGTAA
- the efp gene encoding elongation factor P has translation MAQTSNDIKNGSVLNLDGQLWTVTKFQHVKPGKGPAFVRTTIKNVLSGKIVDRTFNAGMKMEFETVDNRTLQYSYEEGDTFVFMDMTTYDQVSIPKELVGDQAKFLLEGTDCIVSFHDGTPLSVELPASVVLKVTETEPGVQGNRSNAGTKPATVETGAEIQVPLFVGEGEMVKVDTRDGSYLGRENN, from the coding sequence GTGGCACAAACTAGCAATGACATCAAAAACGGGTCGGTATTGAACCTCGACGGACAGCTCTGGACCGTCACGAAATTCCAGCACGTCAAGCCCGGCAAGGGACCAGCTTTCGTGCGCACCACCATCAAGAACGTGCTTTCGGGTAAGATCGTCGACAGGACGTTCAACGCTGGCATGAAGATGGAGTTCGAGACCGTCGATAACCGTACGCTGCAGTATTCATACGAGGAAGGCGACACCTTCGTCTTCATGGACATGACCACTTACGATCAGGTCAGCATCCCCAAGGAGCTCGTCGGCGATCAGGCCAAATTCCTGCTCGAAGGCACAGACTGCATCGTAAGCTTCCACGACGGCACCCCGCTGAGCGTTGAGCTGCCGGCCTCTGTCGTGCTCAAGGTGACCGAAACCGAGCCTGGCGTGCAGGGCAACCGCTCCAACGCCGGTACCAAGCCCGCCACCGTCGAAACAGGTGCCGAGATTCAGGTGCCGCTTTTCGTGGGCGAAGGCGAAATGGTCAAGGTCGATACCCGCGATGGTTCCTACCTCGGCCGCGAAAACAACTGA
- a CDS encoding SGNH/GDSL hydrolase family protein: MSVYDDWPKRYSERPFKDYTLNCFGDSTTWGDNGVDGGSMESSWPAFLKRNGLFKDVRNFGVCGARIALTDDRDDSFIERYQKMSNDANIITVMGGVNDFQHDVPLGTFGQRNERTFLGAFDIVLSGVIAANPEASIVVFTPMPNLFHNPQKNYPTSLQPNALGLHQQDYVDAIKRVAQHYVVPVVDLYASSGMCPYIPEQQKQYQPDGLHYSVKGYARLARRIYEELLHLA; encoded by the coding sequence ATGTCTGTCTACGATGATTGGCCGAAGCGTTACAGCGAACGTCCGTTCAAGGATTACACGCTCAATTGCTTTGGGGATTCCACCACATGGGGTGATAACGGTGTGGACGGGGGCTCCATGGAATCTTCTTGGCCGGCCTTCCTGAAACGCAATGGATTGTTCAAGGATGTCCGCAACTTCGGTGTCTGTGGTGCAAGGATTGCACTGACCGATGATCGCGACGATAGCTTTATCGAACGTTACCAGAAAATGAGCAATGATGCCAATATCATCACCGTAATGGGTGGTGTCAATGACTTCCAGCATGATGTGCCGCTTGGCACTTTTGGTCAGCGGAATGAAAGGACATTCCTCGGAGCGTTCGATATCGTGTTGTCCGGTGTCATCGCTGCGAATCCGGAGGCTTCGATTGTAGTGTTCACACCGATGCCCAACCTGTTCCATAATCCTCAAAAGAACTATCCCACTTCGTTGCAACCCAACGCTTTGGGGCTTCACCAGCAGGACTATGTTGACGCAATCAAGCGTGTGGCCCAGCATTATGTGGTTCCGGTGGTTGATTTGTATGCTTCCAGCGGCATGTGCCCGTATATTCCGGAGCAACAGAAACAATATCAGCCGGATGGTTTGCACTATAGTGTAAAAGGCTATGCGAGACTTGCGCGGCGTATATATGAAGAGCTGTTGCACCTTGCATAG
- a CDS encoding sugar porter family MFS transporter — translation MSAESNNSNIPINQRKHTSTGYVIAVCIAAALGGTLFGYDQGVISGALNFFKIHFSMSSAEVGLVSGILAIGAMVGCLVAGFASDAIGRKAVMVIAGGMFTISSLILAISPTVPILILGRILSGFAIGMAATVVPLYISEVAPARIRGTLVTFNQFAFAIGMTTVYIVNALIANLNSQTFNINFGWRWMFASGMVPAVIFFVLGYFVPESPRFLYQHGKDSKALSILIRLNGEEEAKKQQEAITTSLETAKKEGHTGLRQLFAPGVRYALVIALVAAACQQLTGTIAVGYYAPIIFQKTGVSTNASLVETIGIGFVKIIFVGIFMIFVDRFARKQLLKWGGYAMAISLVFLAVLFSTGKSDMLINILILVGVLLHTAFYELSWGGGTWVVVSEIFPTEIRGRAMSLSSMTVFLTSYFVSQLFPMMLNGLGGVWTFLIFAVFCVGMAIFAQYALPDTTGKSLEQIEAEITHQKK, via the coding sequence ATGTCAGCTGAAAGTAACAACAGTAATATTCCAATTAATCAGAGAAAACATACCTCAACAGGATATGTCATCGCTGTCTGCATCGCAGCTGCGCTCGGTGGCACATTGTTTGGATATGATCAGGGCGTTATTTCCGGTGCTCTGAACTTCTTTAAGATTCATTTCTCGATGTCCAGTGCCGAAGTCGGCCTGGTTTCCGGCATTCTCGCCATTGGTGCCATGGTAGGCTGCCTTGTGGCAGGTTTTGCCAGTGACGCCATTGGTCGTAAGGCCGTGATGGTTATCGCAGGCGGGATGTTTACGATTTCCTCTCTTATTCTGGCGATTTCGCCGACGGTTCCGATTCTTATCCTAGGACGTATCCTTTCCGGCTTTGCCATCGGCATGGCTGCGACCGTTGTACCGCTCTATATTTCGGAAGTCGCCCCAGCAAGGATTCGTGGAACGCTGGTCACCTTCAATCAGTTCGCCTTCGCAATTGGCATGACAACGGTGTACATTGTCAATGCTCTTATCGCTAACCTGAACAGCCAGACCTTCAATATCAATTTCGGTTGGCGCTGGATGTTCGCTTCCGGTATGGTACCTGCCGTTATCTTCTTCGTTCTCGGGTATTTCGTTCCTGAAAGTCCTCGATTCCTGTATCAGCACGGCAAGGATAGCAAGGCTTTGTCCATCCTCATCCGTCTGAATGGCGAAGAAGAGGCGAAGAAGCAGCAAGAGGCCATTACGACGTCGCTCGAGACTGCTAAGAAGGAAGGCCATACTGGTCTTCGTCAGCTCTTCGCTCCTGGTGTGCGTTACGCTTTGGTAATCGCCTTGGTGGCTGCTGCATGCCAGCAGCTCACCGGCACCATCGCCGTTGGCTATTATGCTCCGATCATCTTCCAGAAGACCGGTGTGAGCACTAATGCCTCCTTGGTCGAAACAATCGGCATCGGCTTTGTCAAGATCATCTTCGTCGGTATCTTCATGATTTTCGTGGATCGTTTCGCTAGAAAGCAGCTTCTGAAGTGGGGCGGCTATGCTATGGCCATTTCCTTGGTGTTCCTGGCGGTGCTCTTCTCCACCGGAAAGTCGGACATGCTGATCAATATCCTCATTCTCGTCGGCGTGTTGCTCCATACCGCATTCTATGAACTCTCTTGGGGTGGCGGCACCTGGGTTGTTGTCTCCGAGATTTTCCCGACCGAGATCAGGGGTCGTGCAATGTCGCTGTCTTCCATGACGGTGTTCCTCACCTCCTATTTCGTCTCCCAGCTTTTCCCGATGATGCTCAACGGTCTCGGAGGCGTCTGGACTTTCCTCATCTTTGCGGTGTTCTGCGTCGGCATGGCCATCTTTGCCCAGTATGCACTGCCTGACACCACAGGAAAGTCCCTCGAACAGATTGAGGCGGAAATCACTCATCAAAAGAAGTGA